The nucleotide sequence CGGCTAGCCCGGTGCCGGCCCGGAAGTAGCCCGCCAGCGCCGTACGCGGCCATGGCGGCGGTCGCGGCCACCTCAAACCACAAACCCTTCAGCCATTCAGGCAGAATCCGTTACCTTTGCGCCCCTTATGCACTATTTCCGCCCGACCCTTTTTGTTCTGCTGCTAAGCACCCTGCTGCTTGGCGCGTGCACCGGCTACCAGAAGCTGCTCAAGAGCAGCGACGTGAACAAGAAGTACGAAGCGGCCATCCAGTATTACGAGAAGGGCGACTACTTCAAGGCCGGCACCCTGCTCGAAGACCTGCTACCGCTGCTGAAAGGCCGCCCCGAGGCCGAGAAAGCGCAGTTCTACTTCGCCAACACCAACTTCCGGCAGCGCAACTACACGCTCGGCGCCTACTACTTCAAGAGCTTCGCCGACACCTACCCCAACTCGCAGTACGCCGAGGAAGCCAACTTCCTGCAGGCCAAGTCGCTGTTCCGCGACTCGCCGGAGTGGGAGCTGGACCAGACCAACACCTACTCGGCGCTGGAGTCCATTCAGGAGTTTATCAACCGCTACCCCACTAGCACGTTCCGCCCCGAGGCCGAGAGCATGTCGCAGGAGCTGCAGAAAAAGCTGGAGCTGAAGGCCTATCAGGGCGCTAAGCTCTACTACAACCTGCGCTACTACCAGTCGGCCGTGGTGGCGCTGGGCGGCTTCCAGCAGCAGTTTCCGGCTTCGGCCTTCAACGAGGAAGCCGAGTTTCTGAAAGTAAGCGCGCAGTACGACCTCGCCCGCGAAAGCGTGGAAGAGAAGCAGCGCGAACGATACCTGGAGGTGCAGGCGTTCTACCAGCACTTCATCGACACGTATCCGCAAAGCCGCCGCCTCAAGGAGGCCGAGAAGATGTTCATCGACGCCCAGGCCCAGGCCGCCAAGCTCAAGCCCGCCGACCCGACGGCAGCTAAATAAATGGCTGAATTGTTGAATTGTTGAATTGCTGGTTTCTTACACCCGTAACGGCCGACGTTCAACGACAACAATTAAGCAATGCAACAATTTAACCGTTCAACCCATGAAAGCACCTAACAACGTTTCTTCGTCCATCGTGACCCGCAACATGTCGGAATTCGCCAACGAAACCGGCAACGTGTACGAGTCGATTGCCATCATCTCGAAGCGCGCCAACCAGATTTCGGTGAAGCTGAAAGAGGAACTGAACGGCAAGCTGGCCGAGTTTGCTACCACGGTTGACAACCTGGAAGAAGTGTTCGAAAACCGCGAGCAGATTGAAATCAGCAAGCACTACGAGCGTCTGCCCAAGCCCACCAACCTGGCCATCGAAGAGTTCCTGGAAGGCAAAGTGCACTACCGCACGCCGTCGGAATTCGACGAGAACGGCAACCTGCGCGCCATCGAAGGCTAATCAGCTTCTCAGGCCCTACCGTAAAGCACGTCATGCAGAGCGAAGCGAAGCATCTCGCCAGCGTAGTAATTTTACTGCCCTGGCCGGATGCTTCGCTTCGCTCTGCATGACGCGTTTTAGCAGGGCTGCAATTACCATCCGGGAAATCCGACAAATCCGCTAAATCCGTGATTCAGGGACGCAAGATCTTACTGGGCGTGTGCGGCAGCATTGCCGCCTACAAAGCCGCGCCGCTGGTGCGGCTGCTGGTGAAGGCCGGCGCCGAGGTGCAGGTGATTCTGACGCCCGCGGCCGCCGCTTTCGTGACGCCGCTCACGCTGGGTACGCTCTCCAAAAAACCGGTGCTACAGAGCTTCCTGAAAGACGAGCAAGCCGGCGAGTGGCACAACCACGTGCACCTGGGTTTGTGGGCCGATGCGCTGCTGGTGGCGCCGGCCTCGGCCAACACGCTGGCCCACTTCGCCCACGGCCTCTGCGACTCGCTGCTGGATGCCGTGTACCTGTCGGCGCGCTGCCCCGTGCTGCTGGCCCCCGCCATGGACCTCGACATGTACGCCCACCCCGCCACCACCGCCAACCTGGCCACCCTGCGCCGCTACGGCAACCTCGTGCTCGACTCGCCGGCCGGCGAGCTGGCCAGCG is from Hymenobacter yonginensis and encodes:
- a CDS encoding outer membrane protein assembly factor BamD, with the protein product MHYFRPTLFVLLLSTLLLGACTGYQKLLKSSDVNKKYEAAIQYYEKGDYFKAGTLLEDLLPLLKGRPEAEKAQFYFANTNFRQRNYTLGAYYFKSFADTYPNSQYAEEANFLQAKSLFRDSPEWELDQTNTYSALESIQEFINRYPTSTFRPEAESMSQELQKKLELKAYQGAKLYYNLRYYQSAVVALGGFQQQFPASAFNEEAEFLKVSAQYDLARESVEEKQRERYLEVQAFYQHFIDTYPQSRRLKEAEKMFIDAQAQAAKLKPADPTAAK
- a CDS encoding DNA-directed RNA polymerase subunit omega — its product is MKAPNNVSSSIVTRNMSEFANETGNVYESIAIISKRANQISVKLKEELNGKLAEFATTVDNLEEVFENREQIEISKHYERLPKPTNLAIEEFLEGKVHYRTPSEFDENGNLRAIEG
- a CDS encoding flavoprotein, yielding MIQGRKILLGVCGSIAAYKAAPLVRLLVKAGAEVQVILTPAAAAFVTPLTLGTLSKKPVLQSFLKDEQAGEWHNHVHLGLWADALLVAPASANTLAHFAHGLCDSLLDAVYLSARCPVLLAPAMDLDMYAHPATTANLATLRRYGNLVLDSPAGELASGLSGPGRMLEPEDIVAELERFFNR